The proteins below come from a single Pichia kudriavzevii chromosome 2, complete sequence genomic window:
- a CDS encoding uncharacterized protein (PKUD0B01460; Pfam Domains: DUF706(2.1e-194)), producing the protein MEHQTDRTGRPGDGRKVRKVEVVNDKKYQNLDKAKLLDKIDDDIQELNLLKSKLRRLEENKFQMQERIKILDSEEKKAESSNTSDNETPSPADWKDNTHTQIIKASESRQYRQYELAFDRVKLFYKEQHQKQTVAYNIQARINFKSKIRDRMTVWEALMKLNKLLDESDPDTELSQIDHSLQTAEAIRKDGKPRWFQLVGLIHDLGKLLYFYDSQGQWDVVGDTFPVGCKFSKKIIYHEYFRDNPDSKNPLYRTKYGIYTPHCGLDNVMLSWGHDEYMYHLAKEQTTLPPEGLAMIRYHSFYPWHSEGAYKYLMDEKDKELLECVQAFNPYDLYSKSDIRYDIEELKPYYLELIDEFFPNKIVEF; encoded by the coding sequence ATGGAACACCAAACGGACAGAACAGGAAGGCCTGGTGATGGCAGGAAAGTGAGGAAAGTGGAGGTAGTCAACGACAAGAAGTACCAGAATCTGGACAAGGCCAAGTTGCTAGATAAGATCGATGATGATATCCAAGAGTTGAACCTCTTGAAGAGCAAGCTCCGGCGTCTGGAGGAGAATAAGTTTCAAATGCAAGAGAGAATCAAGATTCTCGACTCTGAAGAGAAGAAGGCAGAGTCTAGCAACACGTCTGATAATGAGACGCCGTCCCCCGCTGATTGGAAGGATAACACGCATACACAGATCATCAAGGCGTCGGAGTCAAGACAGTACAGACAATACGAGCTAGCGTTTGACCGAGTGAAGCTTTTCTACAAGGAGCAgcatcaaaaacaaaccGTTGCTTACAACATCCAGGCACGAATCAACTTCAAGTCAAAGATAAGGGACCGTATGACTGTCTGGGAGGCGTTGATGAAACTCAACAAACTCCTGGACGAGTCTGATCCGGACACAGAGCTGTCGCAAATTGACCATTCCTTGCAAACTGCAGAGGCCATTCGAAAAGACGGGAAACCAAGATGGTTTCAGTTGGTGGGATTAATCCATGACTTGGGGAAACTTCTTTATTTCTACGACTCACAGGGCCAGTGGGATGTTGTTGGGGACACTTTCCCAGTTGGATGCAAGTTTTCGAAGAAGATCATCTACCATGAATATTTCAGGGACAATCCAGATTCTAAGAATCCTTTATATCGGACAAAATACGGAATCTATACGCCACATTGCGGGCTTGATAACGTGATGTTAAGCTGGGGACACGATGAGTATATGTACCATTTAGCAAAGGAGCAAACGACATTGCCCCCAGAGGGGTTGGCCATGATACGGTACCATTCTTTCTATCCGTGGCATTCCGAAGGAGCCTACAAATACCTAATGGATGAAAAGGATAAGGAGCTGTTGGAATGTGTGCAGGCGTTCAATCCCTATGATTTGTACTCAAAGTCGGATATCAGATACGATATCGAGGAATTAAAACCATATTATCTCGAACTAATTGACGAGTTTTTCCCTAATAAAATAGTGGAGTTTTGA
- a CDS encoding uncharacterized protein (PKUD0B01450; similar to Saccharomyces cerevisiae YGL028C (SCW11); ancestral locus Anc_4.89), whose protein sequence is MNFQISLIFFTFLQVILAAPLPYYVTVTAPDTYVTTIIPVAEVIISDGQTTTIQLTTLVTQTSPAADPTTLATETNLPADPTTENTETTPETTVDSVTPATSETTSTPALTTSDCTSTSISVDSNGVAHVWVTLDKTVLVGTDGVPFDTQTEQLPQATETPVSTSSTQTSVDLVGNNNVAAATLSTDTTSSFTSATTGSTSPTTQSTPNTTNTSSEDSTSAISTTLATETTSSSSAQDSSSETSLSMNTDAAGKDKPFVTTWANGEVFYSSLPFSLVPSEEVAPNVALTTTTLTNINDAPTTTALLSLVSSSDKLLLPTLTVGLPKDKNVNTNMADPATVSVTNTKQVTTPVIVTTSSTSSTTPTADSTSSSSPDDVLQDEQTSTSAASSSASSDSGLLTKAPYSIVYSPYNNDNSCKSYTTVYTDLKLIASKGIKEIRIYGNDCNYLTTVLNVANKLGLKVNQGFWISQDGANSIDDAVDNFITYISSGAAEYSWDLFSYITVGNEAIISNYCSVDDLINKISEVKGKLNAAGYSGKITTSEPPVSFENNPQLCTDSEIDFVGINPHSYFDVYSSADNSGVFVAGQIEIVKQYCGDKDIVVTETGYPSAGNVNGDNVPSVENQRIAVQSILDVVGTDVTILSTYDDYWKQPGPYNIEQHFGIIQLLPSV, encoded by the coding sequence ATGAACTTTCAAATctctttgatatttttcacatttttaCAAGTGATACTGGCAGCCCCATTGCCCTACTATGTCACAGTCACAGCCCCAGATACTTATGTCACCACCATTATTCCTGTCGCAGAAGTCATTATCAGCGATGGCCAAACTACAACAATCCAATTAACTACTCTTGTTACGCAGACTAGCCCTGCAGCTGATCCTACTACACTTGCCACAGAGACCAATCTTCCAGCAGACCCAACCACCGAGAACACAGAGACTACTCCTGAAACCACAGTTGATTCTGTAACCCCTGCTACTTCTGAAACTACATCTACTCCAGCGTTAACCACATCGGACTGTACCTCAACTTCAATTAGTGTTGATTCTAATGGCGTTGCACATGTTTGGGTCACTCTTGATAAGACAGTTTTAGTTGGTACTGATGGTGTACCTTTTGACACACAAACTGAGCAATTGCCTCAGGCAACTGAAACACCAGTAAGTACTTCTTCTACACAAACAAGTGTCGATTTAGTTGGCAATAATAATGTTGCAGCTGCTACTTTATCAACCGACACTACTAGCTCCTTTACTTCTGCAACTACAGGTTCTACTTCCCCAACCACACAATCTACACCAAACACAACCAATACCTCTTCTGAAGATTCTACTTCGGCAATTTCTACCACTTTGGCAACGGAGACAACCAGCTCCTCATCGGCACAAGATTCTTCTAGTGAGACCAGCTTGTCAATGAATACTGATGCGGCAGGTAAGGACAAACCATTTGTTACCACATGGGCTAATGGTGAAGTATTTTACTCCTCTTTACCATTCAGTCTTGTTCCTTCAGAGGAAGTTGCTCCTAATGTTGCCCTTACCACCACAACTTTGACCAATATTAATGACGCACCTACCACTACAGCGCTGTTGAGTCTAGTTTCGAGTAGTGATAAACTGTTACTGCCTACTTTAACTGTCGGTTTACCAAAGGATAAAAACGTGAACACTAACATGGCAGATCCGGCAACTGTTTCTGTTACCAACACAAAGCAAGTTACTACACCGGTCATAGTAACGacctcttcaacttcttctacTACACCAACTGCAGAttctacttcttcttccagCCCAGATGACGTTCTTCAAGATGAGCAAACTTCTACAAGCGCTGCCTCGAGCTCGGCATCCTCAGACTCCGGCCTTTTGACAAAGGCTCCCTACTCAATTGTCTATTCCCCATACAACAACGATAATTCATGTAAGAGCTACACCACCGTATACACTGATCTCAAATTGATTGCATCCAAGGGAATTAAGGAGATTAGAATCTATGGTAACGATTGTAATTATCTGACTACAGTTTTGAATGTTGCAAATAAGTTGGGTTTGAAAGTTAATCAAGGTTTCTGGATTTCTCAAGATGGTGCAAATTCCATTGACGATGCAGTTGATAACTTCATCACCTACATTTCCTCCGGTGCAGCAGAATACAGTTGGGATTTATTCTCTTATATCACAGTTGGAAATGAAGCGATTATCTCTAACTATTGTTCAGTTGATGACTTAATTAATAAAATCTCAGAAGTTAAGGGCAAGTTAAATGCTGCAGGTTATTCTGGTAAAATTACTACTTCCGAGCCACCTGTcagttttgaaaacaacCCACAGTTATGTACCGACtctgaaattgattttgttggtATAAATCCACATTCCTACTTTGATGTTTATTCCTCTGCAGATAATTCTGGTGTTTTTGTTGCCGGTCAAATTGAGATTGTAAAACAATATTGTGGTGATAAAGATATCGTTGTTACTGAAACTGGTTACCCAAGTGCTGGTAATGTGAACGGTGATAATGTCCCTAGTGttgaaaaccaaagaaTTGCGGTTCAGAGTATTTTGGACGTTGTTGGTACTGATGTTACTATCTTATCTACATACGATGATTACTGGAAACAACCAGGTCCATACAATATTGAGCAACATTTTGGTATAATCCAACTTCTCCCATCAGTTTGA
- a CDS encoding uncharacterized protein (PKUD0B01480): protein MSDFYSEIVPVSAEEEEVYESIPPNHNRKVTRREENEDEDIVIEEINHSKLQSLNEEFESKVRDKLLYSNRLNGNENKELIKKNRLLRFKFLENELRALMVELKEENQEDEKPLLDKVNKMVGDISSFKLEQDLDSFVNYWDERLKNVCIPNSKDKKVDIFSKTQVSDTSDVELESRIAKLERILESRKTDVSLPDAISDLEMKIEAFLTNKQNLQNFEEEIGTLINNCEEYMNKSKTIHDKSEIVPLTDRKLCFLYEKLKRLPEFSQMSMELVSRLKSLNHIILESTGTIEFMKNLENDFTSIESKLSAWEEKLDSLEDQLALDRDIFNISVLKLSGSNELHKE from the coding sequence ATGTCAGACTTTTACTCAGAGATAGTTCCTGTTTCAgccgaagaagaagaggtaTATGAATCAATTCCCCCAAACCACAACAGAAAAGTAACTAGAAGGGAAGAAAATGAGGATGAGGAcattgttattgaagaGATCAACCATTCGAAATTGCAATCATTGAATGAGGAGTTTGAATCCAAGGTACGTGACAAGTTATTATACTCAAATAGGCTGAACGGGAATGAAAATAAGGAActgataaagaaaaacaggTTGTTAAGGTTCAAGTTTCTGGAGAACGAACTGCGGGCATTGATGGTCGAGCTCAAAGAGGAGAACCAAGAAGACGAAAAACCATTATTAGATAAAGTAAACAAAATGGTGGGCGACATTTCGTCTTTTAAATTAGAGCAGGACTTGGACTCTTTTGTCAATTATTGGGATGAAAGGCTAAAGAACGTATGCATCCCTAATTCTAAAGACAAAAAAGTTGATATCTTTTCCAAAACCCAAGTATCTGATACTAGCGATGTAGAGTTAGAATCCAGAATTGCAAAGTTGGAGAGAATATTAGAGTCTAGGAAAACTGATGTATCTCTACCTGATGCAATATctgatttggaaatgaaaattgAAGCATTTTTAACAAACAAGCAAAATTTGCagaattttgaagaagaaataggTACTCTCATTAATAACTGCGAAGAGTATAtgaataaatcaaaaacaatcCATGACAAGTCTGAGATTGTCCCACTGACAGATAGGAAACTATGTTTTCTATACGAAAAGCTTAAAAGATTACCCGAATTCTCACAAATGTCTATGGAACTTGTCTCTCGATTGAAGTCCTTGAATCACATAATTCTGGAGTCAACCGGTACTATTGAGTTTATGAAAAACTTAGAAAATGACTTTACTAGTATTGAGTCTAAACTTTCTGCGTGGGAGGAGAAGCTGGATAGTCTAGAAGACCAGCTTGCTCTTGATCGTGATATTTTTAACATTTCCGTGCTAAAATTAAGTGGTTCAAACGAGCTACACAAAGAATAA
- a CDS encoding uncharacterized protein (PKUD0B01470; similar to Saccharomyces cerevisiae YBR029C (CDS1); ancestral locus Anc_3.230) has protein sequence MASKNTGKTVKGGEKGKTKQGSVEKSSDAGEKQSNTRHDVVVNEREKKKQTFIVRTIWTLIMVSSFLAILAAGQFWTIIGVLLLQIGVFRECINITTQRAKIEELRYTNELNWWFLITTIFYLDGRNLIKNYLTNFVVSDYTSVIAIKLVLHHKFICYIMYVIGFVGFVASLRKGSLKFQFAQLCVTHMTLLLIILQGHCIINNILHGMFWFVVPAGLVIINDIFAYLCGITFGKTQLISISPKKTVEGFVGAWICTTISSFALVYAFSSMNYFICPVSDNFYSNIFSHIECDPNSVFIPQVYRLPTFLIDILHKEYIQVKPVYFHSMVIATFASLIAPFGGFFASGLKRAFKIKDFGDTIPGHGGITDRMDCQFLMGSFSYLYYETFISSHYLTLGKILQTVIINLEPAEIILLIKSLMSYLFKSGIVDETTYTKVVNAF, from the coding sequence ATGGCATCCAAAAACACAGGGAAAACCGTCAAGGGCGGGGAAAAAGGGAAAACGAAGCAGGGTTCAGTGGAGAAGTCCAGTGATGCAGGAGAGAAGCAAAGCAATACACGCCATGACGTTGTTGTCAAcgaaagagagaaaaagaagcagACTTTCATTGTTCGTACGATTTGGACGTTGATTATGGTGTCTTCCTTTCTAGCTATCCTAGCAGCCGGCCAATTTTGGACCATTATTGGGGTGCTACTGTTACAGATTGGAGTTTTCAGGGAATGTATTAATATCACCACACAGAGGGCCAAGATTGAAGAGCTACGTTATACGAACGAACTCAACTGGTGGTTTCTCATCACGaccattttttatttggacGGTAGAAACCTCATTAAGAACTACTTGACCAATTTTGTTGTCTCCGATTATACGAGCGTCATTGCAATCAAGTTGGTGTTGCATCATAAATTCATTTGCTATATTATGTATGTTATTGGTTTTGTGGGCTTTGTGGCGTCTCTTAGGAAGGGctctttgaaattccaatttgCGCAGCTTTGTGTCACCCACATGACTCTACTCTTAATCATCTTACAAGGCCACTGTATTATTAACAACATCCTCCATGGAATGTTTTGGTTTGTGGTTCCAGCCGGTTTGgtcatcatcaatgacATCTTTGCCTACTTATGCGGTATTACGTTTGGTAAGACccaattgatttcaatcTCTCCTAAAAAAACAGTTGAAGGCTTTGTAGGTGCTTGGATTTGTACTAcaatttcctcatttgCATTGGTTTATGCATTCTCAAGCATGAATTATTTCATTTGTCCAGTGAGTGATAATTTCTATtctaatattttttctcacATTGAATGTGATCCGAACTCTGTCTTTATTCCACAGGTTTACAGGTTACCTACCTTCCTGATTGATATTTTGCACAAAGAATACATCCAAGTCAAACCAGTCTACTTCCATAGCATGGTCATTGCTACCTTTGCCTCTTTGATTGCTCCATTTGGTGGATTTTTCGCTTCCGGATTGAAGAGAGCctttaaaatcaaagattttggGGACACAATTCCAGGCCATGGCGGTATCACAGATCGAATGGATTGTCAATTTTTGATGGGATCATTCTCATACCTATATTATGAAACATTTATCTCTAGCCATTATCTCACTTTGGGAAAGATCCTTCAAACAgttatcatcaatttggAACCTGCAGAAATCATCCTTTTGATAAAGAGCCTAATGTCTTATTTGTTTAAGAGCggaattgttgatgaaactaCCTACACCAAGGTGGTAAATGCATTCTAA